In Saccharomyces eubayanus strain FM1318 chromosome X, whole genome shotgun sequence, the genomic window TTATTACATAACCCAGATGACACCAAAGTTGACAACCGTCCGATTATCTCGAACGCGAAGTTTTTGGCTGATGCAgcaatgaagaagacccAAAAAGCATCAAGCAAGGTCAAGAATGAGTCTGCGTCAAGTCAAATGGATATATTCTCCCAACTGACGCGagcgaaaaagaaatcaaaattaaacaatGGCGAGATTATAGTTATCGATTAGCTGTCAAGCTTGAAACAAAACTATGTTAACTGATGTTGCAATCTATAAATTTTCGTATAAATAATACATAGgagtttttttaattttattgGTGGGTTCTGTACATGAAACGTGTGTAAATGCGGATGCTTTTTGTCTATattttaataaaaattcttcttctatatAAGAAAACTGAAACGACAGCAATGAATAAACAATATGCAAGCAAAACCAAAAGTGAAACCATGGGTGAAGCGTCTATTGTAACCATTGACATGTTAACCAAACCCGTAGACACATTTGCtaaaagaaatagaaacAACCCATTGGAGTTGATTGACTCCAACGATTCTGCAATCTTATAAGTTTCATATGAATTATCAAAAATCTTGTCAGTTATGCAGTATCCAGTCAAAAACAGTAAATTATACGTAATGACCCATAGAGTATATGGTAAATTAGCAAACCTTCTTGATGCGTTATAAGGATGATATTGGAAGACCAACTGACTAATGAGAATGAAAATTGCACTCCATATACAAAGGCCGGTTAATGGAGTTACTGAAGTCCAACGGTTCCAAGCAGAAGGCTTTCTCGGTTTAGTAGTCACATCTTGCGTGGAAGGCTTGTAAAGATTGTTTAAAGTTGGTTTATTTCCTAATAAGTAAAACCCTGTGTTCTGACCCCAAAGAAAGATCGAGCAATAGCCTAAGAATGATAAGATACCTTCTCTGTTAGCATTGAAGAAACCCTTTCTATCAGCTAGAATTAAGAAGCTTAAGGTTTGATCGTCTTTCAATAATAGCCATTCATAGATGCAAGAGATTAATGTCGCAATAAAACAACGTGGAATTATTCTTGTAAGGGGATCAATAAGAGTCAAAACAGGTGGTAACAAAGCCAAagtgataaaaaaattccagTGTACCCCATATTCTGTAACGTGTTCTTGAtat contains:
- the GWT1 gene encoding glucosaminyl-phosphotidylinositol O-acyltransferase; amino-acid sequence: MSTLKQRKEDFVTGLNGGSITEINAVTSIALVTYVSWNLLKNSTFLQSKTPNVQYIIDFALNWVPLLLSITTYASDPYLLGFLIMIPCVSTFIYGRFTSSSKSSAKVHKRNNLTSQQFQLEKKPYITAYRGGMLILTAIAILAVDFPIFPRRFAKVETWGTSLMDLGVGSFVFSNGIVSSRALLRNSGLKDKPSFVRNVFNALKSGGALLFLGLMRLYFVKNLEYQEHVTEYGVHWNFFITLALLPPVLTLIDPLTRIIPRCFIATLISCIYEWLLLKDDQTLSFLILADRKGFFNANREGILSFLGYCSIFLWGQNTGFYLLGNKPTLNNLYKPSTQDVTTKPRKPSAWNRWTSVTPLTGLCIWSAIFILISQLVFQYHPYNASRRFANLPYTLWVITYNLLFLTGYCITDKIFDNSYETYKIAESLESINSNGLFLFLLANVSTGLVNMSMVTIDASPMVSLLVLLAYCLFIAVVSVFLYRRRIFIKI